Within the Streptomyces sp. YIM 121038 genome, the region ACGGCGGCAAGATCGCCATGCTGGGCCTGCCCGCCGAGGAGTTCGCGGTCGACTGGGCGCGGATCGTCACCTCGATGATCACGATCAAGGGCATCTACGGCCGCGAGATGTTCGAGACGTGGTACGCGATGTCGGTGCTCCTCGAGGGCGGCCTCGACCTCACGCCCGTCATCACCGGCCGCTACGGCCACCGCGACTTCCAGGAAGCCTTCGACGACGCGGCGAGCGGCCGCGGCGGCAAGGTCATCCTCGACTGGACCGTCTGACCCGGGCCCCGCCCGCCCACCTCCTCCGAACTCCCCAAGGACTCCTCGATGTTCGACTCCGTACGCGACGACCTCGCCGCCACCCTCGACGAGATCCGCGCCGCAGGCCTGCACAAGCCCGAGCGGGTCATCGGCACCCCGCAGTCGGCGACCGTCGCCGTCACCGCCGGGGGCCGCCCCGGCGAGGTGCTGAACTTCTGCGCGAACAACTACCTCGGCCTCGCCGACCACCCCGAGGTGATCGCCGCCGCCCACGAGGCGCTCGACCGCTGGGGCTACGGCATGGCCTCCGTGCGCTTCATCTGCGGCACCCAGGAGGTCCACAAGGAGCTGGAGGCGCGCCTGTCCGCGTTCCTCGGCCAGGAGGACACGATCCTGTACTCCTCCTGCTTCGACGCCAACGGCGGTGTCTTCGAGACGCTGCTCGGCCCCGAGGACGCGGTGATCTCCGACGCCCTCAACCACGCCTCGATCATCGACGGCATCCGGCTCTCCAAGGCCCGCCGCTTCCGCTACGCCAACCGCGACATGGCCGACCTGGAGAAGCAGCTCAAGGAGGCCACCGAGGCCGGGGCCCGGCGCAAGCTCGTCGTCACCGACGGCGTGTTCTCCATGGACGGCTACGTCGCCCCGCTGGCGGACATCTGCGACCTCGCCGAGCGGTACGACGCCATGGTCATGGTCGACGACTCGCACGCCGTCGGCTTCGTCGGCCCCGGCGGCCGGGGCACCCCCGAGCTGCACGGCGTCATGGACCGCGTCGACATCATCACGGGCACCCTCGGCAAGGCGCTCGGCGGCGCCTCCGGCGGCTACGTCGCCGCGCGCGCCGAGATCGTCGCGCTGCTGCGCCAGCGCTCGCGCCCCTATCTGTTCTCCAACACGCTCGCCCCGGTGATCGCGGCGGCGTCCCTGAAGGTCCTCGACCTCCTTGAGGCGGCCGGTGACCTGCGCGAACGCCTGGCGGCGAACACCCAGCTCTTCCGCTCCCGGATGACCGCCGAGGGCTTCGACGTGCTGCCCGGCGACCACGCCATCGCGCCCGTCATGATCGGGGACGCGGCGAAGGCCGGGCGCATGGCCGAGCTGCTCCTGGAGCGCGGCGTGTACGTCATCGGCTTCTCCTACCCGGTGGTGCCGCAGGGGCAGGCCCGGATCCGGGTGCAGCTGTCCGCGGCGCACTCCACGGCGGATGTGGACCGGGCCGTCGACGCGTTCGTCGCTGCGCGTGCTGAACTGGAGTCGGCCGGGGCCTAGCGCCCCCGGGGCCCGGGCGGGGGCTTGTTCTCCCCGCCCGGCCGCCCCTTTCCATCGCGCTGCGCGCTCGTCCTCAAACGCCGGACGGGCTTGATCGGTGCCCTGACGCGTGCGTCGTCGTGTGACGGGGCGCAGCGGTGGATCGTAGCGAGGGGTGGCGGGTGGGAGAATCGGGGGCATGATCGAAGCCCGGCGGTTGCACATCCTGCGCGCGGTGGCCGACCACGGCACCGTCACCGCCGCGGCCGCCGCCCTCTACCTCACCCCGTCCGCCGTGTCGCAGCAGCTCACCGCGCTCGAGCAGGAGACGGGGCACCGGCTCGTGGACCGCTCGGCCCGGGGGGTGCGGCTCACTCCCGCGGGCGAGATCCTGCTGACGCACACCAACGCCGTGCTCGCCCAACTGGAGCGGGCCGAGGCCGAGTTGGCCGCGTACAGCTCGGGCGCGGCGGGGACGGTGACGCTCGCGGCGTTCGCGACGGGCATCGGCCTGGTCGTGGCGCCCGCCCTGACCCGCCTCGCCGAGACCGCGCCCGGCATCCGGGTGCGCGTCCAGGACGCCGAGGGCGACGCCAGCCTGCCGATGGTGCTCGACCGGCAGGTGGACGTGGCGGTGGCCGTGGAGTACCGCGGCGCGCCCGGTGCCGACGACCCGCGCCTGACGCGCGTACCGCTGTACGCCGAGCCCTTCGACGCGGTGCTCCCCGAGACGCACCGGCTCGCCGGCGGCGGCCGGGTGCCGCTCGCCGACCTCGCCAAGGACGCGTGGATCGGCCCCTTCCCCGGCAACCCCTGCCACGACGTGGTGGTCCTCGCCTGTGAGCAGGCCGGGTTCCAGCCGGTCATGGAGCATTCATCGGATGACTTCCGCGCGGTCGTCGCCCTGGCGTCGGCGGGAGCGGGGGTGGCCCTCGTGCCCCGCTCCGCCCTGCGGGGCATGGACCTGGCGGGGGTGGCGGTCCGGCCCGTGGACGGGGTCGCGCCCACGCGGCGGGTCTTCGCCGCCGTGCGCTGCGGCGCGGAGGCGCACCCGCTGATCGCGCCCGTCCTCGGCGCCCTGAAGGACGCGGCCGCCGAGGACTGAGGCGGTGGCCGCGCGGCTGCCGGACCGCCGACACCACGGCCACATCTCTCATATCTGGGATAGGGTCCCGAACATGGGAAACGATGACATGGGGACCGCCGATGTCGACGCCCGGCTCGCCGCCCGCCTCGCCGAGCTGCGCTCCGCACACGGCTGGTCCCTGGGGGACCTCGCGGCCCGCAGCGGGGTGAGCCGCTCGACCCTGTCGCGTGCCGAGCGCGCGGAGATCAGCCCGACCGCGGCCCTCCTGAACCGGCTGTGCGCCGTCTACGGCCGCACCATGTCGCAGCTCCTCAGCGAGGTCGAGGAAACCCCCGCCCAGCTGGTCCGCGCGGCCGACCAGGCGGTGTGGACGGACCCCGCGTCCGGCTTCACGCGCCGGTCCGTCTCGCCGCCGCAGGCCGGGCTGCGCGGCGAGGTCGTCGACGCCACCCTCGCGCCGGGCGCCGACCTCGGCTACGACCGGCCGCCCGTGCCCGGTCTCGAACAGCACCTCTGGGTCCTGGAGGGCGGCCTCGCCGTCACCGTGCGGGAGGTCACGCACACCCTCGCGGCGGGGGACTGCCTGCGCTTCCGGGTGTGGGGCGGCACGCGCTTCCGCTGCCTCGGCGAGCGGCCCGTACGGTACGCGCTCCTGGTGGTGGCGCCGTGACCACGGAGCTCGCCCTGGAGCGGCTGACGCCGGAGCGACTGGTCGCGCTCGCCGACGAGTTGGCCGGCCTGCTCGTCGACGCCGTGGAGGGCGGCGCCTCCGTCGGCTTCCTCGCCGGGCTCGACCCGCGGGAGGCCGCCCGCTGGTGGCGCGGCCGGGCCCCGGAGCTGGCCGCGGGCCGCCTGGAGACCTGGGTGGTCCACGACGGCGGTCGGCTCACCGGCACGGTCGGCCTGGCCCTCGCCGACAAGCCCAACGCCCGCCACCGCGCCGAACTCGTCAAGCTCCTCGTGCACCGCGACGCCCGGGGCAGGGGCCTCGGCCGGGCCCTGCTCGCCCTCGCCGAGCGGGAGGCGGCCCGCTCGGGCGTGACACTGCTGCTCCTGGACACTCGGACGGACAGCCCCGCCGAGTCCCTGTACGCCTCGTCCGGCTGGACCCGGCTCGGCGTCGTGCCGGACCACGCGGCCGACCCGCGGGGCGCGCTGAGCCCGACCACCTTCTTCTACAAACTCCTCGCCGCGGACGGGTAGTCCGCCGCCGCCTCCCCGGGCGGCGGAGGGTTGGCGCCCCGCGCGCGGGGGGAGGCGTGGGCAGGACGCAGTCGCAGCCTGACAGGGAGCTCCTCGATGCCGGACCACGACCACGCGCGCGTGACACCCGTGACCTACACCGCGGGGCTGCTGACCGCGCCGGACGGCGTACCCGTCGCCACGTACACCTGGCAGCCCCGCGACGGCAGGCCCCGCGCCTTCGTCCAGATCGCCCACGGCGCCGCCGAACACGCCCTGCGCTACGACCGGTTCGCCCGCCACCTCACCGCGCACGGCTACGGCGTGGTGGCCTCCGACCACCGGGGGCACGGGGCGACGGCCCAGGCCACGGGCGGCTACGGGGTCGCGGAGGCGGACCCCGGCGGCACGGCGGCGGGGGAGACATCCGATGACGGGCCCGACGCCTGGCGGGCGATCGTGGACGACCTCAAGGCCGTCGGCGACCAGGTCCGCAGCCTCCACCCCGGCACCCCCGTGGTGCTGTTCGGGCACAGCCTCGGCTCGATGCTCGCCCGGGACCACGCCCAGGAGTACCCCGACGGGCTCGCGGGCCTCATCCTGTCCGGCACGTTCCGCTCGCTGCCCGGCGCGGAGACCGAGTCGGCGCTCGCGCGGCTGCGGGCCGAGGTCGCCGCCGGCGGCCGGGCGGCCCGCTCGTCCTTCGTCCCGGAGCTGTTCGCCGCGTTCAACGACGCCCACCCGCACCGCACCGGCTTCGAGTGGCTCTCGCGGGACGCCGCCGAGGTCGACGCGTACGTCGCCGACGAGCGCTGCGGCTTCCCGTTCTCGGCGGGGCTCTCGCTGGACTGGGTGCGCGCCGTCCGCAAGATCAACGATCCGCGGCAGCTCGCCCGCATCCCCGCGGACCTGCCCGTCCACGTCGCCGTCGGCACGGAGGACCCCTGCAACCAGGGCATGACGCTCGTGTACGAGCTCCTGGAGGACCTCCGCTACGCGGGCGTGCGCGACCTCGGCTGGAAGGCGTACGAGGGCGCCAGGCACGAGATCCTGAACGAGACCGACCGGGACGAGGTGCAGCGGGACCTCACGGACTGGCTGGACGCGCGCGTGGGGTGAGGGCGGCCTCGGCGGGTGGCTGTCAGTGGCGTTGGCTACCGTTCGGTCCATGGTCAACGCCGACGACGTACGCCGCACCGCCCTCGCTCTGCCGGACACGACGGAGAAGATCGCCTGGAGCATGCCGACCTTCCGGGTCGCGGGCAAGATGTTCGCCACGCTCCCCGAGGACGAGACGTCCATCGCCGTGCGCTGCCCGAAGGTGGAGCGGGACGAGCTGGTGCTCGCGGAGCCCGAGAAGTTCTGGATCGCCGAGCACGAGGCGGCCTTCGCGTGGGTGCGGGTGCGGCTCGCCGCGCTCGACGCGCCGGAGCTGGGGGACATCCTCGCCGACTCCTGGCGCCAGGCCGCGCCCACGCGCCTCCTCGAGGCGCACCCGGGGCTGGGCGTACCGGCCGAGTAGCCCCTCACGGGTGTGCCCCAGGCCCGCCCCTTCCCGATTCCTGGGGGCTCCGCCCCCAGACCCCCGCTCCTCAAACGCCGGAGGGGCTGGATCTTTCAGCCCGTCCGGCGTTTGAGGACGAGGCGCGAAGCGCCGAAAAGCGGGGGCACGGGGGCGGCAGCCCCCGGATCGGGAAGGGGCGGGTCAGGGGCGCCCCGCGCGGAGGAAGCCGGTGACGCGGGCGCGCAGGGAGGCCGGGTCCAGGCCGTGGGCGCGGAGGTGCTCCTCCTGGCGGCCGTAGCGCCGCAGCTCCGCCCGGCCGACGCCGAGCCCCAGGACCCGGTGCGGCACGTCGACGAGCGCGTCGTTCGCGGCGGCCGTGGACGTCCCGGCGAGATACGGCTCGACGAGGACGACGTCGGCCGCGGTGCCCGCCCCGACGGCCCGGCGCAGCGCGTCCCCGTCGAAGGGCCGCACCGTCGTCGCGTACAGGACGGTGACGTCCAGGCCCTCCGTCGCCGCGAGGACGTGGTCGAGCAGCGGGCCGACGGCGACGACGACGCCCCCGCGCCCCTCGCGCACGGTGAGGAAGCGCCTGCCGTCCACGGGCATCGGCGCCCCGTTGGACTGCGTGGACAGCCGTACGTACGCCTTGTCGTCCGCGGGCGCCGCCCCGGCCCCCGGGCCCACGGCGTGCCGCAGGAGCACCTCGGCCTCGTCCGGGTGACCCGGGACGTGCACGGCCCAGCCGTCCAGGGTGTCGAGGACCCCGACGTCGCCCGGCGCCATGTGCGTGAAGCCGCCCTCGGGCCAGTCGAAGGACGCCGCCGCGCTGACGAGCACCCCGCCCACGCCCTGGTGCCCGAAGTCGAGCTTGATCTGTTCGAAGGGCCGCTCCACGAGGAAGCTCGCGAAGGTGTGCACGACGGGCCTCAGCCCCGCGAGCGCCAGGCCCGCGCCGGCGCCCACCAGCAGCTGTTCGCGGATCCCGACGTTGATCACCCGGTCCGGGTGCGCGCGCATCGCGTCCTTGAAGGCGTCGACGCCGATCTCGGCGAGGACTACGGCGACGCGCGGGTCCTCGTCGAGCAGCCGGGACATGACGGGGGCGAAGCGGTCTCGCATGGTGTCCATGGGGGAGGGTCCTTCCGGGAGGAGGCGGGTGCGGGACGGTGGCGCGGGGGGTCAGGCGGACGGGGGCTCGCCCGCGAACTCCTTGGGCTCGACGCGGGCCACGACCACGTGCGGGCGCCCCGGGTGCGGCGCGGTGAAGGCCGCGTACAGGGCGTCGTGGTCACGGCCGTCGACGGTCAGGGCGGACCAGCCCGCGGCCTCGAAGCGGGCGGCGATGCCGCCGGGGCGCGCGTACGAGGCGGAGGCGTTGTCGATCACGAGCGTGTGCAGCCGCTCCAGGCCCGCGGGCCCGGCGTAGGCGATGGCCTCGTGGTTGCTGCCCTCGTCCAGCTCCGCGTCCCCGACGAGCACCCACACGTGCGGATCCGTGAGCCCGCGCGCCGTGAGGCCGAGGGCGGTGCCGACCGCGAGGGGCAGGCCGTGCCCCAGGGAGCCGCTGCCGATCTCGGCGCCCGGCACGAGCACCCGGTCCGGGTGGTGCCCGAGCGGCGAGTCGTACGCGCCGAAGCCCTCCAGCCAGTCCACGGGGAGGAAGCCCTTGGCGGCGAGGACCGCGTAGTAGGCCATCGGCCCGTGCCCCTTGGACAGCAGGAACCGGTCGCGCCCCGGATCGTCCACGCCCGCGGGTGTGACCCGCAGCACACGGTCGTAGAGGACCCAGAGCGCGTCGAGCGTGGACGTCGCCGCGGGGCCGTGCTTCTCGTCGCCCGTCATCAGGCCCATCAGGCCGGGGAGGTCCGCGTACGTGAAGGTGCGTGCCGTTGTGGTCGTCATGCCGACGAGCCTGCAACCTCAAGCCCACTTGAAGTCAAGGGGGAAAGGCGGGAGCGATCACCGGCCGGAGTGCGGTATGGTTTCGGTGCGCGTTCGGCCAGGGGAAACCCCAGGTCAGCGGGTAACGGGACGTGGCGCAGCTTGGTAGCGCACTTGACTGGGGGTCAAGGGGTCGCAGGTTCAAATCCTGTCGTCCCGACCAGCTTCACAGCGGGTCGAAGGCCGTTTTCGCAGCGATGCGGAAGCGGCCTTTTGTCGTACCCGCGGCCCCGCGCCGGGGCGGTCGCACCCCGGCACGGCGCCGCGCGTGGCGTGCGTCACGTCATCTTCGGCATCTCGCCCTCGGTCGTCGCCAGGTCGATGACGGAGAACGCCGCGCCCTGCGGATCGGCCACCGTCGCGAAGCGCCCGAACGGCGAGGACATCGGCCCGAAGAACAGCCGGCCCCCGCTCCGCCGCACCAGCTCCACGGCCGCGTCGCAGTCGTCGACGCCGAAGTACACGTTCACGTGCGGCGGCACCTCGGCCGGCGCCTCCGGAGGCATCTTCATGCGCCCCGCGACCGGCCGGCCGTCGAGCTGCCAGACGTGGAAGTCGACGTGCTCGTCCTCCATGCGCTTGACCTCGAAGGGGAACACCGCGGGGAAGAAGGCGTCCGCCTTCTCCGCCTCCCGCGTCGTGACCTCCGCCCAGCAGAACGCGCCCGGCGCGCCCACGAGCTCGAAGCCCCGGTGGCTGCCCGGCTGCCACACGCTGAAGTACACGCCGCTCGGGTCCTGCGCCGTGGTCATGGTGCCGAAGTCACCGACGGGCATCGGCTCCATCACGAGGGTGCCGCCGTTCGCGCGGATGCCGCTCGCGGTGGCGGCGATGTCCGGCGTCTCGAAGTACAGGTTCCAGGCGGGCGGCTGCCCGTCCATGTCCGGCATCTGCGGCATCACCGCCGCCGCGGCCTTGCCGTCCTTGTACGCCTGCGTATAGCCGCCGAACTCGGCCGACCCCTCCGCGAAGGTCCAGCCGAACAGTTCGCCGTAGAAGTCCTTGGCCGCCCCGATGTCGGGGAACATGGCGTCCGCCCAGCACGGTGTGCCCTCAGGGTTCGTGGACATGGTGCTCCGACCTCCCGCCCCCCTGCGATGGGACAGCGCGCTCCGGAAGCGAGGCGGTGCGCCCCGCGCCCGGAGCCCGCGCTCCCTTCCACGCTAGGCCCAGGAGCGACAACCGGCCAACGGCCGAAGCGTGCGTGTGCCCTGCACACGCACGGCGACGGGCCGCCGGTGACACCCCGGGGAGCGGCCCCCTTCCAGGTGCAATGATTCGAAAGCTTGCGCGTGGTGCCACAATGGTGCGACGATGGCGCCATGGAACTCACGCGGTACGTCGACCATCTGCGGCAGGAGCTCGCCGCAGCGGTCGAGGCGGGCGACGAGGAGACGCGCGACCTCGCGGGACGGCTCGTCGCGCCGCTGGGTTCCGCCGTACGACTCACGCTGCTCGATGCCTTGTCGACCGCCGTGGACGAGATCACCCGCGACATGGCGCCGGGGTCGGTCGAGATCCGCCTGCGCGGCCTCGATCCGACCTTCGTGGTCAAGCTGCCCCCGCAGGACCGTTTCTTCGACGGGGAGGATGACCGGGACCGCGACCGTGGGCACACGGGTGTGGTGCCATCCTTGGTGTCACTGGCGCCACCGACGGCCAACGGGGACGAGGGGGCGACCTCGCGCATCAACTTCCGGCCGCCGGAGCACCTCAAGGCCCGGATCGAGGAGGCCGCGGGCCGCGAACAGCTGTCGGTCAACGCCTGGCTGGTCCGGGCGGTGTCCGCGACGCTGGAGTACGACGACCGCGGCCGTCGGGCCGACCAGCGCGTCCCGCACGGCGCTCCGGCGAGCGCCCAGCGCTACACGGGCTGGGTGAACTGACCCGATGACGCGCGGCCGAGCGGTATCGTGCCTGGTTCGACCCCGGCACGGGCCGCGTCCTTAGAGCTTCGGCCCGCTGTGCTGCCGCGCAGCGGACCGATCCAGCGGCCCTGGAGACCGACCTCCCCCGGCGGTTTCCAGGGCCGCACCCTTCCGGCGCGGGCCGGTGCACTGATTATGCACGCCGTTCCTGTGAACTCGACCGCGCGGCGGCCTCGTTGGGAAATTGGCCGGGCGGTCCCGCTGCATCGCGGAGCGGCTTCCCCGTGAACCGCCGACGCCGTGCTCCCATTTCGGCCAGGCCCCGCACCGAGGCATATCCATTGAGGCGCCGAGGTATGCCGCTTCTTTGTGCCGAGTTCGGTGTTCGGCGTACGCGCATATGCCCTTGTGCGGGGCTTCAATTGCGTTGCGGAACGCGGGGGTGGAGGGGCAGCGCTGTCAACGTGGCCACCGGGAAATTCCACTTAACGAACGGAAACGGGAAGGCGGCGAGCGGCCCGCCGGGAGGGCTAGCGCTCCGCCAGGTGCAACCGTTCCCGGCCGTTCTGCGGCAGGGGTGTCGGACAGCACGGAAGGTGCCGCGGGGCGGGCCGATGTGTCAGCCGCTGATACGTGTACGCGGCGGAAACCAAGGTCATGTGGTGATACCAGCCGGGGAACGAACGGCCCTCGAAGTCGAGGAGGCCGAAATGCCGCTCCATGCCCGCGACGGCCGCGGTGGTGCCGTGACGACGGGTGGCCAGTGAGGCAACGTTGTCGAGACGGCGATGCGTGAGGCTGGTGAGCCACATGACGCCTTGGCCGCCCTCGGGGAGCACTTCGGTGAAGAGCCTATAGGGGTATTCCGGGGTGGCCCCGGCCCGCGCGCCCGGCATCCGTACCAGGATCGACTGGACCATCAGCTCCTGCTGGCGGCCGTCCGGGGCGGTCACCAGGACGGTCTCGGTGTTGCCCTGCGCGACGTGGGTCCGCGCGCTGACCGGCTCCGGGCCGTTGGGGGTGCGCTCGCCGACCGGCAGGACCTTCAGGTGCGGCGGGACGGCGACGACGAAGTCACGGGCGCGCAGGCTGAGACCGCGCAGGAAGAGCGCGACGTCGGGGTCGTCGCTCATGTCGGCGACGACCGGCGCGGTCGTCGGCTCGGTCCTGGCCTCCAGGGTGTCGACCAGGTCCAGGGCCTGCGCCCACAGCGGGCGGTGGCCCACCTCGTCGGGGATCCGCGCGCGGCGGCGCAGCTGCGGGTCCTCGGTCCAGGGCGCGGGCAGCAGCAGCCGCCAGTCGACCGGGACCTGGAGGGCCCCGATGCAGAGGAACGCGCCGAGGCCGAGCTGGCAGTTGAGGGTGCGGCCGGTGGCCGGGTCGAAGTAGCGGTGCACGCCCACGGAGCGGTCGCCGCGCTTGGGCAGCACCGCACGGCCGATCGCCCAGGTGGGAGCGGGTCCGTGGCCCTCGGCCCAGCGGGTCAGCTCGTGCATCACCGGGTCCCAGTCCCAGGGGCTGAGGCTCACGAACTGGCGTAGGGACTGCACCGCGGTGGGGGAGGAGGAGACGGCTCCGGCGAGGCGGCGCACCGACTTCTTGCCGGGGGTGATGAGCAGCCCCGCCAGATAGGCGCCGGCCCAGCGGCGCTGGTCCGCGCGGCGCAGGTTCTGGAAGACCTGGTCGGTGAAGTCGCTGAAAGGTGAGGCGAGATGGGGGTCGGGTACCTCGCTGACCGGAGTCGATATTGGCAATGCGCAGGGCACAACCATGCTGCAATCCCTCCCGGACATCCCTGAGCGGCGGCTGCCGAGCGTTGAGTCTAGGATCCGAGAGCGCCGCGCACCATCTTGCTGCGGGCGTGACGGATGTGACAACCACGGCTGCAAATTGGGGCGTAGACGCCTCTTCGGGGCACTCGGCACGTCGGCGGACCGCCCGCGGCCGAGCCCTCCGCCGCGGTGTCGCGCGGTTGACGGCCGCCCCGGTCACGAGCCGGGCGGAATGTCGCTTGCCGATTCCACCGGGCCGGGCCACCCCCGCCCGCACAGCGGAATTCATGATTCCGACATCGGGCGACCGCCTCGGGGTCTCCGCCGCGCACCGCTTCCCCCCTTTTCACCTCCCAGGTCACCGGAGGGTGCGAACTCCGCATGTCCCTTCCCGCAGTTGCTCTCGGAGAGGGCTGGTGGCGCGGTGGCGCGAGGGGTCGCGTTAAGGGCGTTAAGAATCCGTATGGATAATGCTAGTGTTCCCTAACGATCCCGAGATTCCGCTACAGCGCCCGAGTGGTGAGGGTCGGCACTGTTTGCCATGGCTGTGCCAGCAAACTTGAGGACTCGCCCCGTCCTCCCGCGTGCCCCCTTCTCGTATGCAACTGTTTGCCCGTCGTGGATTTGGCTCAATTCTTGCCTTGACTGGCGGAAGACAATCGCCAATACGGTTCCCGTGAGTGCCGCGGAGAGATCCACGCCACCCATGACAGGGATAGCGAAGTTGGGCTAGCTTGTTCGAACTTCGAAAAGTCGCGACGAGCGACGGCCTCTTCCTTGAATCTCCAACAGGTGCCGGGTTCTACTCGGGTAGGCCTTTGGAAGAGACCACTGCGAATCCGGGTCGTCGGGACCGACGGGGGACACGTCGGGGCCGACGGGATGGAACGGAGTGGTCCAGGCGAACGGGGCGAGTAGTTGAACGGGGCGAGTAGTTGATGTACGTATCCACACACATGCCGACTGAATGCCTTCCGCGCAGCCTTGACGGGTGCGCCGAACGGCCGGACCTGCCCGTGCTCAGCGCCGGAGGCCGCCTCGGCTAGAGGCTGCCTGACGGCGGGATGCGCGCGTGGCCACCCCGACAGGTCCATCCGTCAGTTGACGGAACGATGACGACCTGACGCGGAGAGCGGCTCGAACGAGCTTTCATCCGGCCGATCGGCTGTGATCGATTGGCATGCCTGTGCCTCGCGTTGTGCGACGGCGACCGATCCCCAGGGGATCTTGGACACGGCTGCCAAGCCCGCATGGCTTTTTCCCGATCGAACGCGGTCCGTTATGCCCGTGTTCGTTCGAAGTTCATTCACATGGAGGCATGATGACGAACCAGGTCAGCGACCTCGAGGGCTCGAAGGTTGTGCTGTTCCGTAGAAACGCGAATTCCGTCCCGCGGCAGCGCCGAGTGGACGAGCGTCGTGGCCAGGTACTGACGACGAAGGTGGGCCTCCAAATGCCCGCCGGGCTGACCTTCGAGGACTGGGAGCGGGCCGGCCGCCAGCTCTCCGGAATTGTGAACTCCTCTTCCTGGTGGCTGGGGGACTGGCTGGTATACGGCAAGGACCACTACACCGACCGCTATCAGCGTGGAATTCGCGCGGCGGGTCTGCAGTACCAGACGCTGCGCAACTACGCGTGGGTTTCGCGGCGTTTCGACTTCAGCCGCAGGCGCGCGGCGCTGAGTTTCCAGCACCACGCCGAACTGGCCTCGCTGCCGGTCGACGAGCAGGAGCTGTGGCTCGACCGCGCGGAGCAGCTGCAGTGGACCACCAAGCAGCTGCGCAGCGCGATCCGCATGGCGCGCGAGGACGAGGTGCGCGACGGCACGCCGACCCCTGAGACGATGCGGCGCCTCGCGGTGCCGGGCAGTCGGCTCCAGTGGTGGCACAAGGCCGCCGAGCAGTCGGGCATCGACTTCGAGCAGTGGGTGCTCGCGACGCTCGACAACGCCGCCGAGCGCGCCCTGGAGGAGGAAGAGGAGCAGGAGAAGGCGGGCATCAGCGCCTGATCCGACGCACCACACGCGTAGGGCCCGCACCCGGAAGGGTGCGGGCCCTACGCGTGTGTGCCGACGCGGTGGCGCGGTCGGCCGTGGTGCCACGGCCGACCGCGCCGGCCGCCGCGCACGTCGTGCGCGCACGACGGTGGGTGCCGACGGTACGGGCCCCTGGGGCCCGTGAGTGTGGCGGGCGCTGCCCGTACCGTCGGCCGTATCGGGGGTGCGGACCTCAGGGCCTCAGGGCAGCTTGCTCATGAGGCTCGCCGTCGCCTGGTGCCGGGTGCACTCGCGCCCGCCGAACGAACGGCGCACCCGCTCCTGCACCTCGTCCGGCTGCTCCTGGCTGAGCTTGAACATGCCCTCGGCGCTGGTCACCCTGAATTGGAAGGCGCCCACGGCGGGCACGATCTTCCGGAAGTACTCCAACGATTCGGACATGTCCCAGCCGTCGCCGAAGGCGCCTTCATAGGCCTGCACCGTCGCCTTCACGACGTCCAGGGTGTTCTCGATGCCCTCGATCTTCTCGACGACGCCGTGCACGTGGACGGAGGTGAAGTTCCATGTCGGCGCGGCCGGCGTCACGTCGTAGACCGTCGGGGAAACATAGCCGTGCGGCCCGGTGAACGTCAGCAGGTTCACGGTGCCCGACTCGAGCGCCTTCCAGTGCGGGTTCGCCCGGTTCATATGGCCGAGCAGCCGGCCGCCCGAGAGGTCCTCGGACCATTCCCCGTTCCACTCCGGGTCCCGGATTACCGGCAGATGCGTGGCAAACGGACCCGCTTCCGCGGTGCCGTTGCTCACGAACAGCGCCAGGGGATTGCCGTGG harbors:
- a CDS encoding VOC family protein, encoding MSTNPEGTPCWADAMFPDIGAAKDFYGELFGWTFAEGSAEFGGYTQAYKDGKAAAAVMPQMPDMDGQPPAWNLYFETPDIAATASGIRANGGTLVMEPMPVGDFGTMTTAQDPSGVYFSVWQPGSHRGFELVGAPGAFCWAEVTTREAEKADAFFPAVFPFEVKRMEDEHVDFHVWQLDGRPVAGRMKMPPEAPAEVPPHVNVYFGVDDCDAAVELVRRSGGRLFFGPMSSPFGRFATVADPQGAAFSVIDLATTEGEMPKMT
- a CDS encoding transposase → MVVPCALPISTPVSEVPDPHLASPFSDFTDQVFQNLRRADQRRWAGAYLAGLLITPGKKSVRRLAGAVSSSPTAVQSLRQFVSLSPWDWDPVMHELTRWAEGHGPAPTWAIGRAVLPKRGDRSVGVHRYFDPATGRTLNCQLGLGAFLCIGALQVPVDWRLLLPAPWTEDPQLRRRARIPDEVGHRPLWAQALDLVDTLEARTEPTTAPVVADMSDDPDVALFLRGLSLRARDFVVAVPPHLKVLPVGERTPNGPEPVSARTHVAQGNTETVLVTAPDGRQQELMVQSILVRMPGARAGATPEYPYRLFTEVLPEGGQGVMWLTSLTHRRLDNVASLATRRHGTTAAVAGMERHFGLLDFEGRSFPGWYHHMTLVSAAYTYQRLTHRPAPRHLPCCPTPLPQNGRERLHLAER
- a CDS encoding LmbU family transcriptional regulator encodes the protein MMTNQVSDLEGSKVVLFRRNANSVPRQRRVDERRGQVLTTKVGLQMPAGLTFEDWERAGRQLSGIVNSSSWWLGDWLVYGKDHYTDRYQRGIRAAGLQYQTLRNYAWVSRRFDFSRRRAALSFQHHAELASLPVDEQELWLDRAEQLQWTTKQLRSAIRMAREDEVRDGTPTPETMRRLAVPGSRLQWWHKAAEQSGIDFEQWVLATLDNAAERALEEEEEQEKAGISA
- a CDS encoding FMN-binding negative transcriptional regulator, which gives rise to MFVPSQYRQPDSSWMVDLIHGNPLALFVSNGTAEAGPFATHLPVIRDPEWNGEWSEDLSGGRLLGHMNRANPHWKALESGTVNLLTFTGPHGYVSPTVYDVTPAAPTWNFTSVHVHGVVEKIEGIENTLDVVKATVQAYEGAFGDGWDMSESLEYFRKIVPAVGAFQFRVTSAEGMFKLSQEQPDEVQERVRRSFGGRECTRHQATASLMSKLP